TGCATATGACGTTCTGTAATGATTATGTGATAACTTGACGAACAAGAGCTGTTATGACATTTGTCGGAGGCCTTCCACGTGAGGATAATTCTATCACTAACAATACAAGATAATACTTGTGCATGTAACGAATAACAAGTTATTCTTTAACAGTTTTATTATGTATTCTGACTTCATACCAATCAAATGTAGTTCTACTGAAGCTGTGGTAAAGAATTTACCTGGTGAGGTAATGTAGCTTGATTGTGCAATGAAACTACCACCAAGCATGTCTAAAGAAATCTAATACCCACAACAACGTGCTTTCAACATCGAAAAGACTGCATTTCTACGTATGAGGAATTGGATTAAGTGTTTTTTTTACAATATGTAATATTCTGTACGACCGTATTAAATGGAGTTGCTATTACATGAATAGTGTACCGTCTCAAAATTTGCCTTCAATTCTCTTTCTCCGCCATTTTTTAAGGCCTCCTGTCAAGCAGTGGCAATTGTTACTAAGAGGACaatcctggttaaataaatcaaatgaaccTAGATCTGTGACCCCTAGAAGTAACTGTGTGTCTCTGCCCACCAGAGCTATGTCCTGTTAATGGTTTAGCCATTAGTCCTGGTGGGAGGAGAGTCCACTGGTGTACCGCTATATAAAAAAACTGCACAGACACCACATCATCTCTTTTGCTGTGTAGTTTTATGCCAGTTGGACATGGGGGGAGGCTTCTATATCAGTAAGTTTGTTGGGGTGGTGGGCATTGTGTTTGGTGCAGGGGCAGTGGCCACCGTCATTGCGTTGGCAGTCGTTTATTCTCAAGAGGTAGCCAAAAATGAAGCTCTCAGTCCGACTAATGGAGGTTCCACTATCAAGCCACCGGTCACCACACCTGGAGGGTCAACTGTCAAGCCACAGATCACCACACCTGTCATACCCACAACTGCACCCTCAAATGAACCATGGGACAAGTACCGCCTCCCAGACACCCTGAAGCCTGACCACTACAACCTAACCCTGTGGCCTCGACTCACAGTCAACGCACAAGACCTGTACATCTTCACAGGGAACTCCTATGTGGTATTTCAATGTGTGAAGGAGACAGACCTGATCCTCATACACTCCAACAAGCTGAACTACACCAAGTGGGGGGATGACCATCTGGCTAAACTGTCTGCTCTTGGTAGCACACCCGCACCAACCATAAAGAAATCCTGGATACAGCCAACAACTCAGTTCCTGGTATTGGAACTGAATGGCAAGTTAGCTGTTGGAGAATCCTACCAGCTGGACACAGTGTTTGTTGGGGAGCTGGCTGATGACTTGGGAGGCTTTTATAGGAGTGTATATACGGAGGAAGGAGAAGAAAAGTAAGTTGTAATGAAGCTTAAACTGTAATGCTGATGTGGATTGACTTGATAGATTACACCTACATTTTTACGAAACAATTCTGAACCATTGTACTGTTTGTCTCAGAGTTGTTGCGACAACTCAAATGCAGCCCACAGATGCCAGGAAAGCCTTCCCCTGTTTTGATGAGCCTGCAATGAAAGCCATCTTCCACATCACACTCCTCCATCCCCCGATGACAGTGGCCCTGTCCAACGGCATGGAGCATGGTCagtactgtgaatgtttaaagaAGGCTTTGGTCATAATTTAGAAATGCTGCATTATGATTCTTATCAAAACATCTTATTGTCCGCTCTTCTCTTTTCCTAATTCTTGCTCAGCTCCTGTTGAAGTCACTGAGGTGGGGCCCAAGGGGCCTGTGACAGTTTGGAGGACATCTTtcgacaaaacaaaaaaaatgtcaacaTACTTGTTGGCGTTTATTGTCAGTGACTACGACTATATTAACAGCACAAATGACAATGTTCTGGTAATGTATTTGACCTATTCTTTAGAATAACTATGTTCAGTCCCACTTTTCCATGTCACATTCAAGGAAAAAGCTCAACGTTCAAGTGTCATAAAGTCTATGTAGATATAGCTGTGTTTGTGATGTACAGTATGAAGTGCAATGCTGCTAAATTGTTTTCAGATCCGGATCTATGCCCGCAAAAAAGCTATCGCTGATGGACAAGGCGAGTACGCCCTCAACAAAACAGGACCCATCCTGAAATTCTTCGAAAAATATTACAATGCCACCTACCCTCTGCCAAAGTCAGGTAAGGGTTTTATAAAAGTTAAATTTCTTACATCTTAATAAGGTTTTAAATGGTAGATTTCTTTATAGGTTTCAGACACTTTATGGGAAGCCGTATGCTGTCAATAAACTCTTATATGGCATCTGTTAAGTCTTTATTCGTGGAGTTATTGTAGCTCTATAGTACCGTATATGGCTGAGAAACTGTCATCCTTTTTGTTTGCCGATTCTTTCTTCCAGACCAGATTGCTTTGCCTGACTTCAATGCTGGAGCAATGGAGAACTGGGGACTCATTACATACAGAGAAACAGCCCTCTTGTACGACCCTAAGATGTCCTCCAATTCAAACAAAGAAAGGATCGCCACCATTATTGCTCATGAACTGGCCCACATGGTATGGgaactacatacagtataatacatacaatatactgtacctccttGGGTTTTCATAAAACGATTAACTGGGTCATGTACTTTGGCTAACTTGAGACATGAGTAAATGCAGTTACTGTATGTTTTAGCAATTCATAACCTACTGTATATTATCTTCATGTCTTGTGTTAGCTGATTACTTTGGATTGAGGTCAACCTGTTTTATTTTGAATGGTCTTGTAAGTAACATGAATCTCTTCTGTTCAGTGGTTTGGAAACCTTGTGACACTGAGGTGGTGGAATGACCTGTGGCTAAATGAGGGCTTTGCGTCTTACGTAGAATATCTTGGGGCAAATGAAGCAGAGCCTGACTGGAACATTGTAAGTGTTTCAACTATTTCAACTAAGTGTTTCAACTATTCATCTCAGATCTTCATATGGACAGCTTTCTGTCATTGATATTATTTTCTTTGGCTGAACAAATTATGACGACGATGCATATCAATTGTCCACATGGAGTGGACTGGAGAGGTTTCCCCTCATTTACTCAGTGTATAATCATGTCCTTTCCCTCCACAGAAAGACCTGATAGTTCTGGGTGATGTGCACAGGGTGTTTGCAGTAGATGCTCTTGCCTCATCTCACCCCCTGTCCTCCAGAGAGGAGGACATCCAGAAGCCTGAGCAAATCAGTGAACTGTTTGATGCCATCTCTTACAGCAAGGTACGCTCAAGTGTTTTCTCTGCCATGATCTTTGAAGAACAAATAACATTGATGTCAACTTAAATAAAATCATAAAATGTGACTAATTGTGTTGCAGACATTAAATATCTATCCTTGattattatacatttgttttagtTGTAGCTATATCGTGTATCGTCATTTGAATTCTGTGGTGTCCACAGGGAGCATCAGTGTTGAGAATGCTCTCTGATTTCCTGTCTGAAGAGGTCTTCTCCACAGGACtcagtgtatgtacagtatattatcatATTATTAATATAATCCTGAGTAACACTGTACTGCAGGTGGTAGAACAAAAATGATTGTCTCTGGCTGTCATAAGAGAAGAGTAAGTACAGGGTAGATATAGTAAAATGCATCTATAAGTCCAAAGCAATTATGTATGTTTATTGTGTTGCTGAATAACCTTTCTGTATATTCTTTCCCCTATTCTCCCAGACATACCTGAACACATTTGCCTATGATAACACAGTGTATACTGACCTCTGGGATCACCTCCAAATGGTAAGTTCtcgtttttctttgcttatttgagctcttcttgcgataatatggacttggtattttaccaaatagggtcatcttctgtataccacccctaccttgtcacaacacaactgattggctcaaatgcattaaggaggaaagaaattccacaaattaacttttaacaaggcacacttgttaattgaaatgcattccaggtgactacctcatgaagctggttgatagaatgcaaagtttgtacaaagctgtcatcaagacaaagggtggctactttgaatgtcaaatctcaaatatattatattttaaattggTTAACACTATATATTTGTTTTAACCTTAACGTTTCTTTCCTTCGTCTCTAGGCAGTAAATTCCACTGGCACGTCACTTCCCACAGGCCAAACTGTGCACAGCATCATGAACCGCTGGGTCCTTCAGATGGGCTTCCCAGTGGTCACCATAAACACAACCACTGGACTGATCAACCAGCAGCACTTCCTTCTGGACCCTTCCACTGCAGGGAGTGTACCACCATCTGACTTCAAGTAAGTCGGAATGTAAATGATGAATAATTGCAAACTAAGTTGAGGTTTAAACAAATGCTAACACTTTACTATAGGGGGGTATACATAAAACCTTTCTGAACCAGTTACCACCTTTATGAGTGTCTCAGTATCATTCATAACAACCTTAATATTAATTTAAAAAACTGTATAGCGCGCAATAACTTAATGATAATGTCTTTCCCCAGGTATGAGTGGATAGTACCAATCAGGTGGATGAACACAGGACTTGTACAGCAACAGATATGGCTAGAGGACAAAACTGGTATGCATTACAACCACTGACGATGTGGGAACCTGTCAAATGTTTTGTGGTATATTTAACGCAATTAACAGTTCACAGATGGAGATGAGCAAAAGCTAGGGATTACAGTACAGCCAAGAGAATCTTATCAAAGAGCATTATTTAGATATATGATGATTTGGAAACTGACATGTTGCTTTTGTCCCTAAATATTAAGCTATTAAGCCTGAAATGACAGTCACTGGGAACAACTGGATACTGGCCAACCTTAACGTCTCTGGATACTATAGGGTTAACTATGATAACACCAACTGGGAACGTCTCCTCGTTGTACTGAGCAGCCATCATGAGGTCAGACATGGATGAAAACAACTGATTCTCCAAATAAACGTCAAATTACACAAAATACAGAAACAGTCATTCATGCTAATGTTGATGGTAATGTTTTTGCATAGTCTATTCCAGTTATCAACAGAGCTCAATTGGTGGATGATGCTTTTAACCTTGCAAGGTGAGTACATGGTTTACTCTATGCGTGATTTAAATAGTAATACTTGGCATTTGATTCATAAATAGTAGGTCTAGAAGGATTCTCAATTCATTTGTATATTTTCTCTGTCAAGGGCAAAATATATCAACACAACATTAGCGTTGCGAACAACGAAGTATCTCAGAAGTGAAAGGGAATATATGCCGTGGGAGTCAGCTCTTGACAACTTGGACTTTTTCTACCTCATGTTTGATCGGAGTGAAATCTATGGGATTATGCAGGTTGGTTTATTATCTAGAAAAGCAATGCTAAAAAATAAAAAGCATGTTACAAATAATATTATGGGCTGTATACTAAACAAAATAGTATTGGAAATGATACTTTTTCTCCTGTTTGTTTTGATCTTTTAGACTTACCTAAAATATCAAATAGAACCACTTTTTAAGCACTTTGGGAATATCACTGGAAACTGGACAAATGTACCCACTGGACATATGGACCAGTGAGTAGATCAATAGCCTTACATTTGTTCATTATAATATAACATTTAATTTTTGCTTTTACCCAGCCATGTCCAAACAAAAGTATCCTTTTCACAATATCACTATTTGAAGGCCAAGACAATCCCCTTACTCTACTCTCCCTTTACTTGTATTTTTCCACCCTCAGGTACAACCAGGTGAATGCCATCAGGGTGGCCTGCAGCACTGGTATTGAAGAGTGCCAGACTCTGACTAAAGGCTGGTACAGTCAGTGGATGAAAGACCCTGCAAACAATCCGTGAGTTCAAGAGGATTTGAATGCAATTCAGATTCATTTCTGAATACCCtttcagatgtaggatcttaatctgagccagttttctacagtaggaaaattatcctgcagcaaaaggaaatgtaaattattatgtagattataatttttgtaggggttggtaCATTTTTTCTAAGGGAAAATGACACCTGAAATTTCAaaatggaaatgacaaacttcagaagcattTAGTGTTTTAAGTGTAAATTAGTAAATGTTTTAATTATAATTTGTTTTTTCTTCATTACAAagtaagatcctacacctgtaacaGTAAATATCTAAATGTTTTGAGTACCACACAGCATGATAGATGctgaaatatttatatattttatatcctATTAGGATACACCCCAACTTGAGGACGACAGTGTACTGCAGTGCTATTGCTGCAGGGGGGGCTGCGGAGTGGGAATTTGGTTGGGATCAGTTCCAGGCTGCCACCATCGCTATTGAGGCAGACAAGCTTCGATCTGCCCTGGCCTGTACCAAGCAGCCCTGGCTACTCAACAAGTGAGTTCAAGTTTATCCAGGCCAGACTAAATATAGTAATGTTAACCCTGAAATTGCAATCTGTTATTTGCCCTCTTGTAAGTGTCAGAGAGTATTCAATAAGCAGCAAAGCATTGATTCTCTGCCTGGCGTCAAAAGGAGACCTATTAAAACAAAGCTTGAAAGAGCCTTGTGTGTCTGACATGAATATGAGGTGCTTCAATGCCTCATATTGTCTTTGTACCTCCATGCCACATTTAGGTACCTGGAATACACCCTGGACGCAAACAAAATTCGCAAGCAGGATGCTACCTCTACCATTGTTTACATTGCAAGCAACGTGGTGGGCCAGTCTCTGGCCTGGGACTTTATGAGAGACCGATGGAATTACATCTTTACTCAGTGAGTTTGAGCTTTTAAACACATATTGTTTTGATTGTTTCATTTACAAAGTAATTATTTGTCACACTGATATTTGATCTAACTCTTCACTAGATGCTGTTCTTTAGCCTTACCTCTTATTCTGTCATAGGTACGGTGGTGgatctttctccttctccaatCTCATCAATGGTGTGACCAAGAGGTTCTCAACAGAATTTGAGCTCAAACAGGTAAAATAAAAGTTTAGGGGATTTTTCAGCACGTACTGCTCAACATGTTTGTATTGGAATACTATGTGGACCCTGAATATTGAGGTTTCTTCACAATATAAGTTCATGTTTCTCTTCGCTGTCACAGCTCAAGCAATTCCAGGCGGACAACTCTGAGGTTGGCTTTGGCTCAGGTACCTTGGCAGTTTCACAGTCCATTGAGAGGACAACAGCTAACATCAAATGGGTGGCGGAGAACAAGGACTCAGTGCAGACATGGTTTACAACAGAGGTTCCTAAAGAATAAAGGGTCACATGGAGAAACAAAACACCTATCCAAAAGCTATGTTCCCGGTTTTTACGAGAGTTGTGTGTCTCTTTAACGGTTAAAGGACCATTTTCATTCTACAGCTATCCTGCCGTTTAATCAGAAATACTATGTATGAATTGAAATGTGCTTTTTCTAACAAAGACTAAAGACATTTTGATACATGCTTACATCCTGAATAACTTTTTGGGgaaatttattttttatcataGTATATTTTGCTTAAGTCAGTATTTGTAGATATTTGAACTATCTACAATGCTGATTTGTTATAAAACACTGGTTTATTGTTGTGGAAATAATACACTTGTTTTACACTGCATCTTTTATGTAATTTTGCTTCTTTTGGGCTTTTACATTACTGGAAATAAACGGTTCTCCTTATAACAAGGTAATACATCATTCTATGATAATCAGAGGACATTCTGAAATAGTCACTGGACAAACATTTGATTACAGTAGACATGGTGTCAAGTGCATCTAAGTACAGTGTAACACGTATTGTAATTactcattacaacactgtactcACAGCAAAAactctaaaccctaaccttagctcTAACCTAAGTAGAGTGTTCACAATACTTGTTACACTGTAATTACAGAAATAGTAACagaaagtgtaaaaaaaaaaaggtcaaatTCAATGGGTTGCCTAGAAGTATTTAGCACTTTTCCTCCAAAACTATTGTGTGTGTCACACTGGTATGAAGGATCGAGAGAccggcgcaggaatgcgtaatagtttttttgtgtgttattttttttaaatgtcccaaattacggcgtgccatgtaaaggcacggggacaaagacgtatacaaaacacagggttgaaacgcaaacaaaagagagaggaatacctcgaataaataacaccagcgcacaatgattaacacacgggacgagacccgtaatcatctgcacaatacaAGCAGCACGAAAGTCAAAACAACAAGGCCCAGGTACTCACACAaccaacggacattggaacaCTAATCAACAGCCCAATGGTGAACCAAAGGGAACATTTATACAATTACAATCAGGgaaatggggaccaggtgtgcgtaTATGACATAGTTCCCGAGGGATCCGTGACAGTATGTCTGTCATacccagggttggggagtaacatgtaagggattacaaaaaacggTAACTGCAATCTGTTACGTTTCCAAcagaaaatattgtaatcagattgtagatacttttgaaaaactagatgattacgtcgaggattacttttaaattcagaaaggatgtttgtggaaaaaaatctttgacacatctctgttttctcaatgacattcaaatcatcATTGAAAAAAGGAGCAAGTTTTAGTTTGTTCCAACTGAGCGAATCTGACCacaaatcagagaccactatgatgacacatcaaatgtgtttgatggatcacgGAAAAAGAGCATGAATATGCTTTTTAGGCTACAGTCCAAACAtttcttccaatggtgcgactgctgtcggcatccaaagatgatccaacttgaataaacgcttggaggtaatgatgacagcagtggtgtagtctacagcgATACAGATATCACTTACTATTGATATCTACattaccagttaaaagtttggacacacctactcattcaagggtttctctttattttttattattttctacattgtagaataatagtgaagacatcaaaaatatgaaatgacacatatggaatcatgtagtaaccaaaaaagtgttaaccaatttaaaaaatattttatatctgagattattcaaagtagccaccaaataaccaaaaatctcaaatttttaCTAATTTCCAccaagtctctttttcttattggtgtccttttagtagtggttctgtataccacccctttccacaacacaactgattggctcaaatgtattaagaaggaaagaaattccacaaattaacaaggcacacctgttaatttaaattcattccaggtgaatacctcatgatgctggttgagagaatgccaagagtgtgcaaagctgtgatcaaggcaaagggtggctactttgaagaatctcaaatataaaatacattttaaattggttaacacttttttggttactacataattccatgtgtaatttcataattgtgtgtcttcactattattctacaatgtagaaaatagtaaaaattaagaaaaacccttgaatgaataggcgTGTGCAatcttttgaatggtactgtacatagaGCATTGATATAAATCATACTGCTACTCTCtgatttagctatttgcgcctttgGTTGGATTGtgattgttgtggatggctgttcacaaatctaaatgtgtatttgaacccaataatggttgaattcaagaaacttaagctgcctatcaatcattggttttgaaaccagtggacagcaaAAAATgagctcttgcaacagctgcatagtgcggatcccagcctttGGAATAAATGTAGGGCTTTTGTtactcaatctaattcatgctcataaaaaaatacatccataggcctaatggacacatgctcaaactcacacacatTTGATAGActgcaatctgtagttgctacatccatttttggacttaaaaATTATACatattaatgtaaagatataatttaatgtAGTAGAAAGCTATGGGTtatagaagaagcctacataaccaacccatcaAGTACAATTTAACAttcatatatggccagctatgtaaactttaacattgatttatcctgcaatagatgtcattCAATTGGTAACCTACATTTGTATCTTCTTCTCGTGCCTCTTAAaaggaaagtaatctaaaagtaactgaatgtaattaGATTACATTGGAGTTTTGGTAATCCAAAGGTTACGTTGCTGGTTACAATTTTGtccaggtaactagtaactgtaacagattacatttagaaaataacctacccaaccctggtcatccctggaATGGTGATCGATGAATGTGTAAAAATGCCAGTTGCTTATGGAACAACACAATAAAAAGTTATTACTGCCCATTTTTCTCTCTTATCTTCTTTAAGTTGTCAGCAACTCCCCACCCACAAAAGCTACTACTAAATAGATCATCCATTAATTTTGAAGGGAAGCACTGATATCAGCTCAGCCCTCTCACTTAGTGCGTGCTGAGACTCCTCTAGGACATGGAGAAATCCTGCAAAATCAGCAAGTTCTTTATTCTCTGTGTTGTGCTGGGAGTCCTCTCTGTGGCGACCATCGTTACATTGTGGGCTATTGCACTGACAGATAGCGTAGAGATCGTTGCCCCATGGGACAAGTACCGTCTCCCAGACACTCTGAAGCCTGACCACTACAACCTAACCCTGTGGCCCCGACTCACCGTCAACGCACAAGGCCTCTACATCTTCACAGGGAAATCCTATGTGGTCTTCCAATGTGTGAAGGAGACGGACCTGATCCTCATACACTCCAACAAGCTGAACTACACCAAGTGGGGGGATGACCATCTGGCTAAACTGTCTGCTCTCGGTAGCATACCCGCACCAACCATAAAGAAATCCTGGCTACAGCCAACAACTCAGTTCCTGGTATTGGAACTGAATGGCAAGTTAGCTGTTGGAGAATCCTACCAGCTGGACACAGTGTTTGTTGGGGAGCTGGCTGATGACCTAGCAGGTTTCTATAGGAGTGAATATGAAGAAGATGGAGTTAAAAAGTGAGTCAATTGAACTTTCATTATGATAAtagcagcaggtaacctagtggttaagagtgttgggccagtaaccgaaaggtcactggtttctAATCCCGGGGCCAACTAGATGAAATGTATGCCGATGTGCTCTTGAGCCCCTAAGGTTGATGTCTGCGCCTGCACGGAAATCTCATTAGCATAATACAACAATCAACATAAAAATCTGTCCGTTTAAGCTCGAGATATTTTTGCATTTTTGTCTCAATCGACCGCATCCGTCTATGTCGCACTTCTGCATCTTctgcattggggcggcaggtagcctagtggttagagcgttggactagtaaccaaaagtttgctaaattgaatcccgagctgacaagtaaaaatctgtcatcctgcccctgaacaaggtagttaactcactaggccgtcattgtaaataagaatttgttcttaactgacttgcctagttaaatacaggtaaaataaataaaaaatatgcgGTAAAAGGTGACAGAGTTAGAACGATgcttgtcagaccatgagacatcccggaaatcggtcttctcacaaaattgtctgtagcgtctggtttggcctacaaactgttatGACCCATTTATGGAAAGCCGAGACTCTctcgaacacgatggtgttctctgttttgctctacgacctcCACAAGTATCAGGAGTTGGTACaacaa
This DNA window, taken from Oncorhynchus kisutch isolate 150728-3 linkage group LG22, Okis_V2, whole genome shotgun sequence, encodes the following:
- the LOC109867775 gene encoding aminopeptidase Ey: MGGGFYISKFVGVVGIVFGAGAVATVIALAVVYSQEVAKNEALSPTNGGSTIKPPVTTPGGSTVKPQITTPVIPTTAPSNEPWDKYRLPDTLKPDHYNLTLWPRLTVNAQDLYIFTGNSYVVFQCVKETDLILIHSNKLNYTKWGDDHLAKLSALGSTPAPTIKKSWIQPTTQFLVLELNGKLAVGESYQLDTVFVGELADDLGGFYRSVYTEEGEEKVVATTQMQPTDARKAFPCFDEPAMKAIFHITLLHPPMTVALSNGMEHAPVEVTEVGPKGPVTVWRTSFDKTKKMSTYLLAFIVSDYDYINSTNDNVLIRIYARKKAIADGQGEYALNKTGPILKFFEKYYNATYPLPKSDQIALPDFNAGAMENWGLITYRETALLYDPKMSSNSNKERIATIIAHELAHMWFGNLVTLRWWNDLWLNEGFASYVEYLGANEAEPDWNIKDLIVLGDVHRVFAVDALASSHPLSSREEDIQKPEQISELFDAISYSKGASVLRMLSDFLSEEVFSTGLSTYLNTFAYDNTVYTDLWDHLQMAVNSTGTSLPTGQTVHSIMNRWVLQMGFPVVTINTTTGLINQQHFLLDPSTAGSVPPSDFKYEWIVPIRWMNTGLVQQQIWLEDKTAIKPEMTVTGNNWILANLNVSGYYRVNYDNTNWERLLVVLSSHHESIPVINRAQLVDDAFNLARAKYINTTLALRTTKYLRSEREYMPWESALDNLDFFYLMFDRSEIYGIMQTYLKYQIEPLFKHFGNITGNWTNVPTGHMDQYNQVNAIRVACSTGIEECQTLTKGWYSQWMKDPANNPIHPNLRTTVYCSAIAAGGAAEWEFGWDQFQAATIAIEADKLRSALACTKQPWLLNKYLEYTLDANKIRKQDATSTIVYIASNVVGQSLAWDFMRDRWNYIFTQYGGGSFSFSNLINGVTKRFSTEFELKQLKQFQADNSEVGFGSGTLAVSQSIERTTANIKWVAENKDSVQTWFTTEVPKE